A section of the Parabacteroides sp. FAFU027 genome encodes:
- a CDS encoding alanine dehydrogenase: MNHDKKGLTIGLPKEEHEFEKRLALTPESVQLLIEAGHQVIVESEAGLGINYSDSKFSEVGATIVQNKAEVFEADIVMKIKPPTPKEVDLLKENSTLFSLLQLANYSPKSIEKLLKKRVNAVAYEMMADNKLSFPVVNSISEIEGSAAILIAAELLSNESGGKGILLGGLPGVSPTEVVILGAGIAGSVAARAAVALGASVKVFDNDISKLRDIQRNLGRTLYTSTFHPSVLKNILKTADVVIGTLKYITGSKGFIVTEDYVREMKKGAVIIDLSVDQGGCFETSECDFSKNGSIFEKFGVLHYCVPNISSRVSRTASIALSNIFVPLLLDIGELGGINDKIKMDLGFRHGVYVYNGKLVNTPMGHHFNLPAHDIGLFLSAF, encoded by the coding sequence TTGAATCACGATAAAAAAGGTTTGACTATAGGTTTGCCCAAAGAAGAACATGAGTTTGAAAAAAGACTTGCCTTAACCCCCGAATCGGTTCAATTATTAATCGAAGCAGGTCATCAGGTTATAGTCGAATCAGAAGCGGGTTTGGGTATAAACTATTCCGATTCAAAATTCAGTGAAGTAGGAGCGACTATTGTTCAAAACAAAGCAGAAGTTTTTGAAGCTGATATTGTCATGAAAATAAAACCTCCTACTCCCAAGGAGGTTGATTTATTGAAGGAAAACTCTACTCTGTTTTCATTATTACAACTGGCTAATTACTCACCCAAAAGTATCGAAAAGCTACTGAAAAAACGGGTGAATGCAGTTGCTTATGAGATGATGGCTGATAATAAACTGAGTTTCCCGGTAGTCAATTCTATTAGTGAAATTGAAGGTTCAGCAGCCATTTTGATTGCAGCCGAATTGCTCAGTAACGAAAGTGGAGGAAAAGGGATATTGCTGGGAGGATTACCTGGAGTATCACCTACTGAAGTGGTTATTTTGGGTGCCGGTATTGCCGGTTCCGTGGCAGCCAGGGCAGCTGTTGCTTTAGGGGCTTCAGTCAAAGTTTTCGATAATGACATCAGTAAACTCAGGGATATACAACGGAATTTAGGAAGAACCTTATATACTTCAACTTTCCATCCAAGTGTTTTAAAAAACATACTCAAAACGGCTGATGTTGTAATAGGAACTCTTAAATACATTACAGGATCCAAAGGCTTTATAGTTACCGAAGACTACGTTCGGGAAATGAAAAAAGGTGCTGTAATTATAGACCTTAGTGTTGATCAGGGCGGATGTTTCGAGACTTCAGAATGTGATTTTTCAAAGAATGGTTCTATTTTTGAGAAGTTTGGAGTGCTTCATTATTGTGTGCCCAATATCTCTTCCAGAGTGTCCCGTACAGCATCTATTGCGCTGAGTAACATATTTGTACCACTTTTACTGGACATTGGTGAACTTGGGGGGATTAATGATAAAATCAAAATGGACTTAGGGTTTCGTCATGGCGTTTACGTTTACAATGGAAAATTGGTAAACACCCCAATGGGACACCATTTTAATCTTCCTGCACACGATATAGGTCTGTTTTTATCTGCATTCTGA